Proteins encoded by one window of Panicum virgatum strain AP13 chromosome 7N, P.virgatum_v5, whole genome shotgun sequence:
- the LOC120681989 gene encoding protein NUCLEAR FUSION DEFECTIVE 4-like — MGKFGDRLRAFSTNRWLVFVAAMWLQSMAGIGYLFGAISPVVKAALGYNQRQVAALGVAKDLGDSVGFFAGSLSAVLPSWAMLLIGAAQNFLGYGWLWLIVTRQAPALPLWIMCVLIFVGTNGETYFNTTALVTCIQNFPKSRGPIVGIMKGFAGLSSAILTQLYAVMHTPDHATLVFMVAVGPSLVAIGLMLIIRPVGGHRQVRPSDKNSFLFIYTICLLLASYLVGVMLVQDFMELSDNMVNFLTLILFILLILPIAIPVTLTLSSKTQHPTEEALLSEPSKGETSTSQEKEDQPEVILSEVEEEKPKDIDSLPPSERRKRIAELQTKLVQAAARGGVRIRRRPHRGENFTLMQALVKADFWLIWFSLLLGSGSGLTVIDNLGQMSQSVGFEDAHIFVSLISIWNFLGRVGGGYFSEIIVREHTYPRHVALAIAQILMAAGHFLFAMAWPGTMYIGTFLVGLGYGAHWAIVPAAVSELFGVKHFGAMYNFLTVANPAGSLVFSGLIASNLYDSEAEKQAQQHHMTALQSPRLLHNMGLLADGPLKCEGSVCFFVSSLIMSAFCVVGAGLSLIIVQRTKRVYAHLYRSVRT, encoded by the exons ATGGGGAAGTTCGGGGACAGGCTGCGCGCCTTCTCCACGAACCGGTGGCTGGTGTTCGTCGCCGCAATGTGGCTGCAGTCCATGGCCGGCATCGGCTACCTCTTCGGCGCCATCTCGCCGGTGGTCAAGGCGGCCCTCGGGTACAACCAGCGCCAGGTGGCCGCGCTCGGCGTCGCCAAGGACCTCGGCGACTCCGTCGGCTTCTTCGCCGGCTCGCTCTCCGCCGTGCTGCCGTCGTGGGCGATGCTGCTCATCGGCGCGGCGCAGAACTTCCTCGGGTACGGCTGGCTCTGGCTCATCGTCACCAGGCAGGCGCCGGCGCTGCCCCTCTGGATA ATGTGTGTTCTCATCTTTGTTGGAACCAATGGAGAGACATACTTCAACACAACTGCACTTGTTACATGCATTCAGAACTTCCCAAAGAGCAGAGGTCCAATAGTGGGCATTATGAAAGGATTTGCGGGTCTTAGCAGTGCGATCTTAACACAACTGTATGCAGTAATGCACACACCAGACCATGCCACACTTGTCTTCATGGTTGCAGTCGGTCCATCATTGGTTGCCATTGGCCTGATGCTTATTATTAGGCCTGTTGGAGGTCACCGCCAGGTGCGTCCATCCGACAAGAACAGCTTCTTGTTCATCTACACTATCTGCTTGCTCCTTGCCTCATATCTTGTTGGCGTCATGCTAGTCCAAGATTTCATGGAACTGAGCGACAATATGGTTAATTTTCTTACTTTGATTCTATTCATACTTCTTATTTTACCAATCGCAATCCCTGTGACCTTGACACTATCATCAAAAACGCAACATCCAACTGAAGAGGCTCTCCTTTCTGAACCATCAAAAGGAGAGACAAGCACTTCACAAGAGAAAGAGGATCAACCAGAGGTCATTTTAAGTGAGGTGGAAGAGGAGAAACCTAAGGACATTGATTCTTTGCCTCCATCTGAAAGAAGAAAGAGGATTGCAGAGTTGCAGACCAAGTTAGTGCAAGCTGCAGCAAGGGGTGGGGTTAGAATCCGCAGGCGACCACACCGAGGGGAAAACTTTACCCTGATGCAAGCATTAGTGAAGGCTGATTTTTGGCTTATTTGGTTCTCGCTCCTGCTTGGATCAGGATCAGGGCTGACAGTGATAGATAATCTGGGTCAGATGAGCCAGTCTGTAGGGTTTGAAGATGCACATATTTTCGTGTCATTGATAAGCATATGGAATTTCCTTGGTCGTGTTGGAGGAGGCTACTTCTCTGAGATTATTGTCAG GGAGCACACTTACCCAAGGCACGTAGCACTGGCAATCGCTCAGATCCTGATGGCTGCTGGGCATTTCCTCTTCGCAATGGCTTGGCCTGGAACTATGTACATTGGGACCTTCCTGGTTGGACTTGGCTACGGAGCTCATTGGGCTATTGTGCCAGCTGCTGTTTCTGAACTTTTTGGCGTAAAACACTTCGGTGCAATGTACAATTTTCTCACAGTAGCAAACCCTGCAGGGTCACTTGTTTTCTCGGGGCTTATTGCTAGTAACCTGTATGACTCTGAAGCTGAGAAACAAGCACAGCAACATCATATGACAGCATTGCAATCTCCAAGATTGCTTCACAACATGGGTTTGCTTGCAGATGGACCACTGAAGTGCGAGGGTTCTGTTTGCTTCTTTGTCAGCTCACTGATTATGTCAGCATTCTGTGTTGTGGGAGCTGGTTTGAGCCTCATTATTGTTCAGAGAACCAAACGAGTTTATGCTCACCTCTATCGTTCTGTCCGTACATGA
- the LOC120681070 gene encoding putative E3 ubiquitin-protein ligase LIN-2: MEIPDTRDPVQNLAVANAMACFVPQGACVKVLSWNGSSKLLNPGKYVRSMALVHGKLFCGCNDSSIQEIDLASGTLGVIQSGNKRILGKAGGQVLLAGASNRVS; the protein is encoded by the exons ATGGAGATCCCTGACACGAGAGACCCGGTGCAGAACCTTGCCGTCGCCAACGCCATGGCCTGCTTCGTGCCACAAGGCGCATGCGTTAAG GTGCTCAGCTGGAACGGCAGCTCCAAGCTCCTGAATCCCGGCAAGTACGTGAGGTCCATGGCGCTGGTGCACGGCAAGCTTTTCTGCGGCTGCAACGACAGCAGCATTCAG GAAATCGACCTGGCGAGTGGCACGCTGGGCGTAATCCAGTCCGGCAACAAGAGGATTCTCGGCAAGGCGGGGGGCCAAGTTCTTCTAGCGGGGGCGTCGAATCGCGTCTCCTGA
- the LOC120680613 gene encoding uncharacterized protein LOC120680613: protein MSEECNMDEALKAKGVAENKFRDHDIRGARKYAIKAQTLCPSLEGISQMVSTLEVHLAAESKIDGECDWYRILSLGAFADEEEVKKQYRKLALLLHPDKNKSIGAEEAFKLISEAWGVLSDNGRKMLYDEKRRNHSVVSATNGIYTYDKKANKRARKNAAAAAAATAAAAAAAEATTRPVGADTFWTSCNRCRMQYEYLRIYLNHNLLCPNCHHAFLAVETGFPCNGSSSSFSWSTKQQTQQNHNSTKHSYGSTSRTSSIPGTGNGGYQQDSTYDSYNNQSFQWNHYSKTASAAGTNVYSTQTSEKQRRKNDESYSYNYSASGNTYVHEKTASRRGRFSKRRRHNYDGYTAMDYGGDNKETVAASTEPAAALADVGRVNGTSVERFRSAVSGRRANILGEIAQIDTRGLLLEKAKAALREKLQELNISSSSRFAEKRRSEGKLYPCDNNIKLNGALSDKPGKGVKLCNSRSVDTQVPSTDDTNPEQRRVPVSIDVPDPDFHDFDKDRTERAFDSDQVWATYDSEDGMPRLYVMVQKVLSMKPFRIRMSFLNSKSNIELAPINWVASGFQKTCGDFRVGRYQITETVNIFSHKVNWTKGPRGIIRIVPQKGDTWALYRNWSRDWNELTPDDVIYKYEIVEVIDDFTEEQGLTVIPLLKVAGFKAVFHRHVDPKEVRRIPKEELFRFSHRVPSRLLTGDEGNNAPKGCHELDPAATPVDLLKVITEVKEDAAAQTAQ, encoded by the coding sequence ATGAGTGAGGAGTGCAATATGGATGAGGCCCTGAAAGCCAAAGGTGTTGCTGAGAACAAGTTCCGTGACCATGACATCAGGGGTGCTCGGAAGTACGCAATCAAGGCTCAGACTCTCTGCCCGTCGCTTGAAGGCATATCTCAGATGGTGTCCACACTAGAAGTTCATCTTGCAGCTGAGTCCAAGATTGATGGAGAGTGTGACTGGTACCGGATATTGTCTCTAGGTGCCTTTGCAGATGAAGAGGAAGTGAAGAAGCAGTATCGGAAGCTAGCTCTGCTGTTGCACCCCGACAAGAACAAGTCAATTGGTGCTGAGGAGGCCTTCAAACTGATCTCTGAGGCATGGGGTGTGTTGTCTGATAATGGCAGGAAGATGCTTTACGATGAGAAGCGGAGAAATCATTCTGTTGTCAGCGCAACCAATGGCATCTATACTTATGATAAGAAGGCAAACAAGAGAGCTCGAAAGAAtgccgctgctgcagctgctgccacagcagcagcagctgcagcagccgaGGCTACTACTCGTCCTGTTGGGGCTGATACATTCTGGACATCTTGCAACCGCTGTCGGATGCAGTATGAGTATTTAAGAATTTATCTTAACCATAACCTACTGTGCCCAAACTGCCATCATGCATTCTTGGCGGTAGAGACTGGATTCCCTTGCAATGGAAGCAGTTCGTCATTCTCCTGGTCAACCAAGCAGCAGACACAGCAGAACCACAATTCCACCAAGCACTCATATGGCTCAACAAGCAGGACTTCTAGCATCCCAGGAACAGGAAATGGGGGGTACCAGCAAGATAGTACTTATGATTCCTACAACAATCAAAGCTTCCAGTGGAATCATTACTCCAAGACAGCTTCTGCAGCTGGTACTAATGTTTATAGTACACAGACCTCAGAGAAacagagaagaaagaatgatgagagCTACAGCTACAACTATTCTGCAAGTGGCAACACATATGTCCATGAGAAAACTGCTTCAAGGCGTGGTCGCTTCTCAAAGCGGAGAAGGCATAATTATGATGGTTACACTGCAATGGATTATGGTGGTGATAACAAAGAAACAGTTGCTGCAAGCACAGAACCTGCTGCTGCTCTCGCTGATGTGGGAAGGGTCAATGGTACTTCGGTGGAAAGGTTCAGATCTGCAGTGAGTGGAAGAAGAGCTAATATTCTGGGTGAGATTGCCCAGATTGATACTCGAGGTCtacttcttgagaaagccaagGCAGCTCTCCGTGAAAAATTGCAAGAGTTGAACATCTCATCTTCTTCACGGTTTGCAGAGAAAAGAAGATCGGAAGGAAAGCTATATCCTTGTGACAACAACATTAAGCTCAACGGTGCCCTCTCTGACAAACCTGGCAAGGGAGTCAAGCTATGCAACTCGAGAAGTGTTGACACCCAAGTGCCCAGTACGGATGACACTAATCCAGAGCAGAGGCGTGTGCCTGTGTCCATTGATGTCCCGGACCCCGACTTCCATGATTTTGACAAAGATCGAACAGAAAGAGCTTTTGATAGTGATCAAGTATGGGCTACATATGACAGCGAGGATGGCATGCCTCGTCTATATGTAATGGTTCAGAAAGTTCTTTCAATGAAGCCTTTCAGGATCCGCATGAGTTTTCTCAACTCCAAGTCCAATATTGAACTGGCACCTATAAACTGGGTTGCCTCTGGTTTCCAAAAGACATGTGGTGATTTCAGGGTCGGTCGATATCAAATCACTGAAACAGTCAACATATTTTCACACAAAGTCAACTGGACTAAAGGTCCCCGTGGGATAATCAGGATTGTTCCTCAGAAAGGGGATACATGGGCTTTGTACCGGAACTGGTCTCGTGATTGGAATGAGCTTACACCTGATGATGTGATATATAAGTATGAGATAGTAGAGGTGATTGATGATTTCACCGAAGAGCAAGGGCTTACTGTCATCCCATTGCTGAAAGTTGCCGGTTTCAAAGCTGTCTTCCATAGACACGTGGATCCCAAGGAGGTCAGGAGGATACCGAAGGAAGAGCTGTTCCGGTTCTCACATCGAGTTCCTTCTCGTCTTCTGACCGGTGACGAGGGCAACAATGCCCCGAAAGGTTGTCATGAGCTGGATCCTGCTGCTACTCCGGTTGATCTTCTTAAGGTTATTACAGAGGTCAAGGAAGATGCAGCGGCGCAGACTGCTCAATAG
- the LOC120682934 gene encoding U6 snRNA-associated Sm-like protein LSm6, whose translation MSTGGADKPSGGGGGGAVKTPSDFLKSIRGRPVVVKLNSGVDYRGILACLDGYMNIAMEQTEEYVNGQLKNKYGDAFIRGNNVLYISTSKRTLTDGA comes from the exons ATGAGCACCGGCGGCGCGGACaagcccagcggcggcggcggcggcggcgcggtgaagACGCCGTCCGACTTCCTCAAGTCCATCCGTGGCCGCCCCGTCGTCGTCAAGCTCAACTCCGGCGTAGACTACAGAG GTATTCTCGCTTGCCTTGATGGTTATATGAACATCGCGATGGAGCAGACCGAGGAGTATGTAAATGGTCAGCTGAAGAACAAGTATGGCGACGCCTTCATAAGAGGCAACAATG TTTTATACATCAGCACGTCGAAGCGGACACTCACCGATGGCGCGTAG